From a region of the Archocentrus centrarchus isolate MPI-CPG fArcCen1 chromosome 18, fArcCen1, whole genome shotgun sequence genome:
- the LOC115796996 gene encoding LOW QUALITY PROTEIN: tripartite motif-containing protein 16-like (The sequence of the model RefSeq protein was modified relative to this genomic sequence to represent the inferred CDS: deleted 1 base in 1 codon; substituted 1 base at 1 genomic stop codon) encodes MAQKGVQLDRETFSCSICLDLLKDPVAIPCGHSYCMNCIKGFWDEEDRKKINSCPQCKKTFIPRPVLEKNAILAVLVEQLKKTGLQAAPADHCYAGPEDVACDVCTGRKLKATKSCLFCLVSFCEKHLQSHYDVPQLKKHRLVAPSKKLQENICPYHDEVMKIFCRTDQQSICYLCAMDEHKGHETVPAAAERTEKQKELEVRRLNIQQRIQDREKDVKLLQQEVEAINGSADKAVEDSEKMLTELIRLIQKRSSDVKQQVRSQQETEVSRVKELQEKLEQEIAELKRKDAELEQLSHTEDHNQFLHNYPSLSALSESTHSSSINIGPLRYFEDVTAAVSETRDKLQDILREEWTNISLTVTEVDVLLSPSEPKTRAEFLKYSLEITLDPNTAHRKLLLSEGNREVTFMKQQQSYSDHPDRFTGCYQVLSRESLTGRCYWEVEWRGRGVNVAVTYKDISRAGKGNECVLGWNDKSWALYCDANSYIFRYKKVRTDLSGPQCSRVGVYLDHRAGILSFYSISETMIQLHRVQTTFNQPLYAGLRLLDDGDTAELIKVKRQRRXVHVDPDHYMYLCSF; translated from the exons atggcgCAGAAAGGAGTTCAGCTGGACCGAGAAACCTTCTCTTGTTCCatctgtttggatctactgaaggatccggtggctattccctgtggacacagctactgcatgaactgtattaaagGTTTCTGGGATGAAGAAGACAGGAAGAAAATCAacagctgccctcagtgcaAGAAGACTTTCATACCGAGGCCTGTCCTGGAGAAAAACGCTATATTAGCAGTTTTGgtggagcagctgaagaagactggactccaagctgctccagctgatcactgctatgctggacctgaagatgtggcctgtgatgtctgcactgggaggaagctgaaagccACCAAGTCCTGTCTGTTCTGTTTAGTTTCTTTCTGTGAGAAACACCTCCAATCTCACTATGATGTACCTCAATTAAAGAAACACAGGCTGGTGGCCCCCTCcaagaagctccaggagaacatctgccCTTAtcatgatgaggtgatgaagattttctgtcgtactgatcagcagagtatctgttatctctgTGCAATGGATGAACATAAAGGCCATGAAACagtcccagctgcagcagaaaggactgagaagcagaaggagctcgaggtgagacgactaaacatccagcagagaatccaggaccgagagaaagatgtgaagctgcttcaacaggaggtggaggccatcaatGGCTCTGCTGATAAAGCAGTGGAGGACAGTGAGAAGATGCTGACTGAGCTGATCCGtctgatccagaaaagaagctctgatgtgaagcagcaggtcagatcccagcaggaaactgaagtgagtcgagtcaaagagcttcaggagaagctggaacAGGAGAtcgctgagctgaagaggaaagacgccgagctggagcagctctcacacacagaggatcacaaccagtttctacacaactacccctcactgtcagcactcagtgagtctacacactcatccagcatcaatattggtcctctgaggtactttgaggatgtgacagcagctgtgtcagagaccagagataaactacaggacatcctgagagaggaatggacaaacatctcactgacagtcactgaagtggatgttttactgtcaccatcagagccaaagaccagagctgaattcttaaaatattcacttgaaatcacactggatccaaacacagcacacagaaagCTGTTATTATCTGAGGGAAACAGAGAAGTAACATTTATGAAACAACAACAGTCTTattctgatcatccagacagattcactGGATGTTATCAGGTGCTTAgcagagagagtctgactgggcgttgttactgggaggtggagtggagagggagaggagttaATGTAGCAGTCACATACAAGGatatcagcagagcagggaaGGGTAATGAATGTGTACTTGGATGGAATGACAAATCTTGGGCGTTGTATTGTGATGCAAACAGTTATATATTTCGGTACAAGAAGGTTAGAACTGACCTCTCAGGTCCTCAGTGctccagagtaggagtgtacctggatcacagagcaggtattctgtctttctacagCATCTCTGAAACCATGATTCAGCttcacagagtccagaccacattcaaCCAGCCGCTCTATGCTGGACTTCGGCTCTTGGATGATGGAGACACTGCAGAGTTGATTAAAGTCAAA CGACAGAGAAGGTAGGTTCATGTTGATCCTGACCATTATATGTACTTATGTAGTTTCTAA